A segment of the Candidatus Neomarinimicrobiota bacterium genome:
GCGGCGGGCTCAGGGTAATGTGGCACGCGGCGCCCGGACGGGCCCGTTTGACACCCGCCCAGGCCAGGCGCAGAATCGCGGCGGTGGCTCCTGTCCGCACCCAAATCGTTGACTGACCAGTAGTCGAATTCGAATTCGCCCAGAAGACCGAAAAGGTAATACAACTCGACGGTCCCTTGGCCGAAGTCACCATTGTTGACCAGCAAGCCGTCCTCGACAGGCTCGAAGATGGAGTATCCGTAGAGAGGACTTTCGCTCATGTTTCCTTCAACGTCCTCAGCGGTAACGTAGTATTCCACAGCGTCACCCGCTCCGGCACCCGTTATTTCGGCAGAAAAGGTGTCGGCATCAGCTTCCATCGTCGCGGTTTGTTCACTCCCCTCGTTGATGGACCAGTGAAGAGTGACATCCTCAACACCGGCATCACCGATGGGATTTATGTCGGTAACGGTCGCCGATACTTCCCTTGGATCTTCGGACAGTGTTGGCCCCAGTACCGTCAGGTCTAGGATGAATGGGGCAGGATCCGCGGTGTATTCAACTACGGCATACAGTTCCCATCCATAGGTACGGATGTGCCACCCCCAATTTCCACTGGTACCACCATCTTCTTCCCAATAGTACTTGAATCCGTGGTACGGTGTCACCGGCTGAGGGAGAGCACCGATGCCCCATCCTGCGGTCCGGGTTGCGAGGCCTGCGATGAAGAAATCATCACTAATGCCCTCCGCATACCCGATGGACGACATGTCTATCGGATCGAGCCAACCCTCTTCGCCATCTAATTCCACAGACCAGCAACCGATGCCGAGTCCGGGCCAGATTTCAGCCCCCAGTGGCGGATCGCTGAAGCACTCATCGTCACCGGCTGACCACGTGCAGTCATCGCCATCTTCGCATTGTTCACCGTTCGCATCTAAGTACAGGCCAACCCAACCAGCCGCGTCCGCGCATCCGGCAACCTCGGCTTCACCACTGTAATTGGACTCATACAGGCAGAACTCGAATGTCCCTTCGAAGTTGACATTGTAGAGCATCAACATCTTCACGGTCGCCTCGGCGGCAGGTACCATCCACTGGGCGATGGAATCACCGACTGCCGGCGTGGGCTCGTGAGTGGAGAATCCGAAGTTCACCAGGTCACCACCGTCAGGCCATCGGAGATCAAAATCCTCCGTCGCCAGTGGGACTTGTGGGGTCACCCGGGAGCGTGCCATGATTGACTCCTTGGAATTGGGAATTGCTCTTACGTCACTGTCTACACGATAGTGTCTTCCATCGGGACCCAAAATAAAGTCCTGAGAAGCGAAGACAATGCCCGACAGTAGAAGAAGAAACAAAACCCCACCATTAACCTTCTTCATATCCATTCCTCCTCTTTGGTTAGTTTCGAGTTCAATTGTTATAGTTTATCATCAACATATAATAATTACAATTCAAATTTTTTCTTGCCTGAATTTCTTGCTGGGTAAAGATAAATAGCTATTATCATCTCCTTCAGTGACTTACCCCCCTGCCCTCCTTTGAGGATGAATAACTGCGATCAGAACCCAATCTTCAACGCAAACACGTGATTGGCGGCGAGAATTTCAGATGCGCGGAATCCGTAGTCCACCGCCATATCGAGGCCTGTGACGTCAAGCTTCACCCCTCCGCCGAAGGTGGGTCCAAAGAGGTATGCCTCCTCATCGTCGTCAGCAGCCAGGGTATATCCTCCCCGCACGAATGCGAAATCTCCAAAGACATATTCCCCACCAACCCGATATTCATCGCTTGAATAATTGTTATTCTGGAACATCCCCGTAAGGTTTACGAGACTGTTGCCCGGCATGGGCACGGTGTAAGACATCCCCAGTTCCATGGTCGAGGGGAGGTCGAAAGACGCGGCCTGGATGCTGGAGAACGCGGGACCTCGATCCGCATCACTGAAAGAGCCAGTTCGTAACAGACCGGGGCCACCATACTGCATCTGAGTTCCGACATCCTTGATCACAACGCCCACAGTCAAGCCCGGCACATTGACAAAACTACTGTATTGGACACCCACGGTGAGAGCTGTGCCCGAGGCCTGGACACGGGAAAACTCCTCGGAAATCAGATTCAATGTAACACCCACGAAAACCCGGTCAGTCAGCTGCCTCGCGAAGGTCAATCCCGTCGTGAAGAATGTGGGAGAGAAACTACCTCCTGTGCCGTCGGGAGCATCCTCCGTCGTGATGGGAATATCGCCAAAGGAGAGTGACTTGACACTGAAGGCCAATGATCCAAATCCCGAAAAATTGCCGCTCACGGCAACATAGTTGACACCGATATCGGCAAAGTAATCCATGCGGGAAACCATCAGGTCGGCATTATTCCCCGAACGGGCAATACCGGCCGGATTCCAGTAGAGGGCCTCGATGCCGGAACTGAGCGCCACCGTGGATCCCCCCATGGCCAGATCCCTGGCTCCTACCGGGATCAGAAGCTGAGAGGCAGCGGATGTTCCAACCCGCTGCTTGCTACCAGCATATAGGCCGGAAGTCATTATGCCAAGAGATATTCCCCCCAATAGAAGGGTAGTGATCAATCTTTTCATTGCCTTTTTCTCCCTAATAACTCCTGAGATACTGTTGTTCCTGTACAAGAGCCAGCTTCAGGACAGTTTCTTCCCCGATATCG
Coding sequences within it:
- a CDS encoding PorV/PorQ family protein; this encodes MKRLITTLLLGGISLGIMTSGLYAGSKQRVGTSAASQLLIPVGARDLAMGGSTVALSSGIEALYWNPAGIARSGNNADLMVSRMDYFADIGVNYVAVSGNFSGFGSLAFSVKSLSFGDIPITTEDAPDGTGGSFSPTFFTTGLTFARQLTDRVFVGVTLNLISEEFSRVQASGTALTVGVQYSSFVNVPGLTVGVVIKDVGTQMQYGGPGLLRTGSFSDADRGPAFSSIQAASFDLPSTMELGMSYTVPMPGNSLVNLTGMFQNNNYSSDEYRVGGEYVFGDFAFVRGGYTLAADDDEEAYLFGPTFGGGVKLDVTGLDMAVDYGFRASEILAANHVFALKIGF